The Lysinibacillus timonensis nucleotide sequence TCTTCAAGTGATTTACGACCAAGGTTACGTACTTTCATCATGTCATCTTCTGATTTATTCGCAAGTTCTAGTACAGTATTAATACCAGCGCGTTTTAAACAGTTATAAGAACGAACAGAAAGATCTAGTTCTTCGATAGTCATCTCTAAAACTTTTTCTTTTTGATCTTCTTCTTTTTCGACCATGATTTCAGCAGTTTGTGCTTCATTCGTTAATCCAACGAAGATGTTAAGATGCTCAGTTAAAATTTTTGCGCCGAGCGAAATCGCCTCTTTAGGACCAATGCTTCCATCAGTCCACACATCAAGTGATAACTTATCGAAGTCAGAATTTTGTCCGACACGAGTATTTTCAACTTGAAAATTAACGCGTGAAACTGGAGTGTAAATAGAGTCGATCGGGATCACGCCGATAGGAAGATCTTCACGTTTGTTTTGATCAGCAGGAGTATACCCACGGCCACGACGTGCATACATACGAATACGTAAATGACCATTCTTAGCAATTGTTGCAATATATAAATCTGGATTTAAAATTTCAACGTCACTATCATGTGTAATATCTGCAGCAGTAACTACAGCATCACCTTTCACATCAATCTCAATAACTTTTTCTTCGTCAGAGTAGATTTTAAGTGCAAGCTTTTTGATATTCAATATAATTGAAGCAACATCTTCAACTACACCTTCAACAGTGGAGAATTCATGTAGTACACCATCAATTTGGATTGATGTAACTGCAGCTCCTGGAAGTGAAGATAGA carries:
- a CDS encoding DNA-directed RNA polymerase subunit alpha, giving the protein MIEIEKPKIETVEISEDSKFGKFVVEPLERGYGNTLGNSLRRILLSSLPGAAVTSIQIDGVLHEFSTVEGVVEDVASIILNIKKLALKIYSDEEKVIEIDVKGDAVVTAADITHDSDVEILNPDLYIATIAKNGHLRIRMYARRGRGYTPADQNKREDLPIGVIPIDSIYTPVSRVNFQVENTRVGQNSDFDKLSLDVWTDGSIGPKEAISLGAKILTEHLNIFVGLTNEAQTAEIMVEKEEDQKEKVLEMTIEELDLSVRSYNCLKRAGINTVLELANKSEDDMMKVRNLGRKSLEEVKAKLEELGLGLRKED